In the genome of Sciurus carolinensis chromosome 3, mSciCar1.2, whole genome shotgun sequence, one region contains:
- the Smim6 gene encoding small integral membrane protein 6 — protein MDQTAIQKNIWHDEFWENPWELGGLIVIGLFISTVLFFFMFAVVFGLIPPLEKTEYEED, from the coding sequence ATGGACCAAACGGCAATCCAGAAGAACATCTGGCATGATGAGTTTTGGGAGAACCCCTGGGAGCTGGGGGGCCTGATAGTGATTGGCTTATTTATCTCCACAGTCctgtttttcttcatgtttgCTGTTGTGTTTGGTTTAATCCCTCCACTGGAGAAGACAGAATATGAGGAGGACTGA
- the Smim5 gene encoding small integral membrane protein 5, which yields MATPNFVQEMHSVGERLLRKLRGLPQAEPVELVAFSILVLFTATVLLLLLIACSCCCTHCCCPERRGRKVQVRPMGPH from the exons ATGGCGACCCCCAACTTTGTGCAGGAGATGCACTCTGTGGGTGAGAGACTGTTAAGGAAGCTGCGAGGGCTGCCCCAGGCTGAGCCCGTGGAGCTTGTGGCCTTCTCCATCCTCGTCCTCTTCACAG CCActgttctgctgctgctgctgatagcctgcagctgctgctgcacTCACTGCTGCTGCCCTGAGCGCAGAGGCAGGAAGGTCCAGGTGCGGCCCATGGGCCCCCACTGA